A stretch of Lactuca sativa cultivar Salinas chromosome 6, Lsat_Salinas_v11, whole genome shotgun sequence DNA encodes these proteins:
- the LOC111897785 gene encoding receptor-like protein EIX2: MNSLHGSIPSCLSNLTSMLHQGGFSQDVLFYERIRGYATRAGIYVDQALIEWQGVEREFFSTLKLLKAIDLSSNNLTGQIPYQITNLSDLIALNLSKNELSGEIPQKIGEMINLEILDLSRNSFSGRIPSSMSHMSFLNYLDLSYNNFSRRIPTSTQLQSFQPSRYNGNAHLCGPPLTKKCPGDEPELPPIIGKSEGNREDTDDELMGWFYIGGGMGFVTRFWIACGVLLFNRRGRHAFFQFYESFKDWVYVKVVVFIANLQ, translated from the coding sequence ATGAACAGTCTCCATGGAAGCATCCCCTCATGTTTGAGTAATCTTACCAGCATGCTTCACCAAGGAGGATTCTCACAAGATGTATTGTTTTATGAAAGAATAAGAGGTTATGCAACTAGAGCGGGGATATATGTCGACCAAGCACTGATCGAGTGGCAAGGAGTTGAACGTGAATTCTTTAGCACTTTGAAATTGTTGAAGGCCATTGACCTgtcaagcaacaatttaacagGACAAATCCCATATCAAATTACCAATCTTTCTGACTTGATTGCCCTCAACCTGTCAAAGAACGAGTTATCTGGAGAGATTCCACAGaaaattggtgagatgataaATCTTGAGATTTTGGATTTATCCAGAAATAGTTTTTCGGGGCGGATACCATCAAGCATGTCTCATATGAGTTTCCTGAATTACCTAGACTTGTCATATAATAACTTTTCAAGGAGAATCCCAACTAGCACTCAACTCCAGTCCTTTCAACCTTCAAGATACAATGGAAATGCACATTTATGTGGACCCCCCCTAACCAAAAAGTGTCCTGGAGATGAACCAGAACTACCACCCATCATTGGTAAAAGTGAGGGTAATAGGGAAGACACAGATGATGAACTCATGGGATGGTTTTATATTGGTGGGGGGATGGGTTTTGTTACCAGATTTTGGATTGCATGTGGGGTTTTACTTTTCAACCGACGTGGGAGACATGCATTTTTTCAATTTTATGAGAGCTTCAAGGATTGGGTTTATGTGAAGGTGGTTGTGTTCATTGCAAATTTGCAATAG
- the LOC111897786 gene encoding receptor-like protein EIX1: MNKCLDKERNDLLLFKAPLQHHDDSLSTWRADEHDCCKWSGVMCSTQTGHVTELYISGCSFVGEISRSLLNLTYLNILDLSYNSFHVTIPTFIGSLTELSYLDLSYSSFNGTIPRCIGSLRELRQIDLSNNSLYGTIPPEFGNLTNLQYLDLSNVGRCRVENIEWLSHLSLLEDLRMDGISLATTNHWVDAILSLPKLTHLSLGGCELSQVVYPYSSSFLNSSSSSSSIESLHLGNNNLNSSMYRWLLPLTTNNLCSLDLSGNMLDGIPKYLGNLCSLVSLNFSDNSAIIKFLDFLTNLSGCTSLTLADLSAYGSQFTGSLSDEIQKFSSLDYLDLSDNHLNGSISEKLWELPWLQTLDLSFNNHRVPSTYHLSNISYVKYLDLSSCKLLGPRFPKWIHTFKNLYHLDLSNTGISDTIPLEFWDVWPYPLTYLNLSSNNISGKVPDLFLIFDAYSVIDLSSNSFYGPIPKFSFEMESINLSRNKFSGGISFICQAVYGFLLFLDLSHNSLSGQLPDCLWNFDSLTVLNLGHNNFFGRLPPSIGSMIQLQVLYLYDNNFSGELSFSL, encoded by the coding sequence ATGAACAAGTGTTTGGATAAGGAGAGAAATGATCTCCTTCTTTTCAAAGCTCCCCTTCAACACCATGATGATAGTCTCTCTACATGGAGAGCTGATGAACATGACTGCTGTAAATGGAGTGGAGTCATGTGCAGCACCCAAACAGGTCATGTCACAGAGCTTTACATTTCCGGTTGTAGTTTTGTAGGTGAGATAAGCCGTTCATTGCTTAACCTAACCTACTTGAATATTCTTGATCTTTCCTACAATTCTTTTCATGTAACCATTCCCACCTTCATTGGTTCCTTGACTGAGCTAAGTTACCTTGATCTTTCCTACAGTTCTTTCAATGGAACCATTCCCAGGTGCATTGGTTCCTTGAGAGAATTAAGGCAAATTGATCTTTCAAATAACTCTCTTTATGGAACCATTCCTCCAGAGTTTGGAAACCTCACCAACTTGCAATACCTTGACCTTTCAAATGTTGGAAGGTGTAGAGTTGAAAACATAGAGTGGTTGTCTCATCTCTCTCTTTTGGAGGATCTGAGAATGGATGGGATTTCCCTAGCCACAACAAATCATTGGGTAGATGCCATTCTGAGTCTCCCAAAACTAACACATTTATCTTTAGGTGGATGTGAGCTGTCACAGGTCGTGTATCCATATTCTTCTTCATTTctcaactcttcttcttcttcttcatctattGAGTCCCTTCATCTTGGAAACAACAATCTCAACTCATCCATGTATCGCTGGTTGCTCCCATTAACCACCAATAACCTCTGTTCTCTTGATCTCTCTGGCAACATGTTAGATGGTATACCCAAATATCTTGGTAACCTCTGTAGTTTGGTAAGTTTGAACTTCAGTGACAACTCTGCCATTATCAAATTTCTTGATTTTCTCACCAACTTGTCTGGATGTACATCGCTTACATTAGCAGATTTGAGTGCTTATGGAAGCCAATTTACAGGGTCATTGTCCGATGAGATCCAAAAGTTTTCGTCCCTAGATTATTTGGACCTATCTGATAATCACTTAAATGGAAGTATAAGTGAGAAACTGTGGGAACTACCCTGGCTCCAAACCCTTGACCTTTCTTTTAATAATCATAGAGTTCCTTCCACATATCACTTGTCAAACATCTCTTATGTTAAATATCTTGATCTGAGCTCTTGCAAGCTGCTAGGGCCTCGCTTCCCCAAATGGATTCACACATTCAAAAATCTTTACCATCTTGATCTTTCTAATACTGGAATTTCAGACACAATTCCTTTGGAGTTTTGGGACGTGTGGCCTTATCCTTTAACATATCTGAATCTCTCTTCCAACAATATTAGTGGGAAAGTGCcagatttatttttaatctttgacGCATATTCAGTGATAGATTTGAGTTCCAACAGCTTTTATGGTCCAATACCGAAATTCTCTTTCGAAATGGAATCAATAAATCTTTCCAGAAACAAATTCTCTGGAGGAATCTCTTTCATATGCCAAGCTGTTTATGGATTCTTATTATTTCTTGACCTCTCTCATAACTCATTAAGTGGACAACTCCCGGACTGTTTGTGGAATTTCGATTCCCTAACAGTTCTTAATCTGGGACACAACAATTTCTTTGGTAGGCTTCCTCCCTCCATTGGATCTATGATACAACTCCAGGTGTTGTATTTATACGATAACAACTTCTCTGGAGAATTGTCTTTCTCTTTATAA